From the genome of Nocardia sp. NBC_01503, one region includes:
- a CDS encoding amidohydrolase family protein, with protein sequence MVDADGARSIYRNEQLGLDGFDDAARFLDWARARDSDLVHGALPPCRIETLSEDLMRRTAKLAAESGVPVRLHALQGLLERRLILDSFGVPPLQVLARIGLLGPKLLIPHGIYVNSKPLVAADTEADIATLAASGTTVIHCPLTIARHGAALDSFERYRAAGVPLALSTDSFPPRAQPPTWSPSDSTTPSTASWTIRSAPSV encoded by the coding sequence GTGGTGGATGCGGACGGTGCCCGCTCCATCTACCGAAACGAGCAGCTCGGACTCGACGGATTCGACGATGCCGCAAGGTTTCTCGACTGGGCCCGGGCGCGTGACTCCGATCTCGTACACGGTGCGCTACCGCCGTGCCGGATCGAAACGCTGAGCGAAGACCTCATGCGGCGCACTGCGAAACTCGCCGCCGAATCCGGGGTGCCGGTGCGCCTGCACGCATTGCAGGGTTTGCTCGAACGGCGGCTCATCCTGGACAGCTTCGGCGTGCCACCGCTGCAGGTATTGGCGCGGATCGGCCTACTGGGGCCGAAACTGCTTATCCCGCATGGAATCTACGTCAACTCGAAGCCCTTGGTCGCAGCGGATACCGAGGCCGATATCGCCACCCTGGCAGCCTCGGGGACCACCGTCATCCACTGCCCGCTCACCATAGCCAGACACGGCGCGGCACTCGACAGCTTCGAGCGCTACCGCGCCGCCGGAGTGCCCCTCGCCCTCAGCACCGACTCGTTCCCACCCCGGGCGCAGCCGCCGACCTGGTCGCCTTCCGACTCGACGACCCCCTCGACGGCGTCCTGGACGATCCGATCCGCACCCTCTGTATGA
- a CDS encoding helix-turn-helix domain-containing protein: protein MAKMGRRKRSRLNTQAFLASGGVSKKQREAAEADSTAAAAADAPSVAAPKAKTAAKAEAKPAAQPTGDLDIAALADRVKARRREMGWTQGDVAKKGGPAAGMISQIERSLVESPAAEVLAKLDAGLDWPADTAAAILAGRVAVDA from the coding sequence ATGGCAAAAATGGGTAGGCGAAAGCGCTCGCGACTCAATACGCAGGCGTTCCTGGCAAGTGGTGGAGTCTCCAAGAAGCAACGCGAGGCCGCCGAAGCCGACAGCACCGCCGCGGCGGCCGCCGACGCACCGAGTGTCGCAGCGCCCAAGGCGAAGACGGCCGCCAAGGCCGAGGCGAAACCCGCCGCACAACCCACCGGCGACCTCGATATCGCCGCACTCGCCGACCGGGTCAAGGCCCGCCGCCGCGAAATGGGCTGGACCCAGGGCGATGTCGCCAAGAAGGGCGGACCGGCCGCGGGCATGATCAGCCAGATCGAACGCAGCCTGGTCGAATCCCCCGCCGCGGAGGTCCTCGCCAAACTCGACGCCGGTTTGGATTGGCCCGCCGATACCGCCGCCGCCATCCTCGCGGGCCGCGTCGCCGTCGACGCGTGA